The window AAGCTTCAAGCACCAGCGACCTCCCTCCATCTCCGTCCCTTCTACTCTTCTCACCCATCTCCCCTCCCTCCCATGGCTGGAGTAAACACGAACCACAAGGATAGTACAAAGTAGTGCAGCGGAGTGGCGTGGGGAGCTGGTCAAGCGCAGCAGCCTAGCTCAGCTCCATCCTCACAGCATCCAACCTCCAACCACCGCCGCGACCATGCGTGCCGCCGTGgcgctcctcctcgccgccgtcctctgcctcggcggcggcggtgcggcgtCCGCGTCGCCGGACTTCGACTACCCGGCGGCGTTCAACTTCGGCGACTCCAACTCCGACACGGGCGGCCGCATCGCCGCGGGCTTCGAGCCCATGCCCCCGCCCTACGGCTCCACCTTCTTCGGCGCCCCCTCCGGCCGCTTCTCCGACGGCCGCCTCATCCTCGACTTCCTCAGTGAGCATCCCCTCCCCCTCCCGACCCCCATCGATTCCCGGCCCGGCTCGTCTCCACATCCACGCTTCGTCACCATCTGCATCTCACCACCACCACGAGCGTCGGTGTTGACGAAAGGAATCATCGTGTCGTAGACTGTCCAAATGGCTTGTCAGTGCGTGATTTTGCGTGTGCTCCTCTGGATGTTGCAGCAGCAGCACGAAACGAATCGGTGTACGGGTGATACTACCACCGTCTACGGCCGATCATTTCCTTGATGGCAGCGTGCACATCTCCGCCGGGTCCAGCCGGTGGTTGGAGCAAAAGGGCGAATTGGTTAGGATTGTCCTTTGCCGGACAGGTCAAACGCACCCCCGGGGCGGTGGTTAGGAGTGGAGATCGACGCGCCACTCTGCGGCCGGTCCTTGGTAGTTGCATTCACTGTTCTAACACTATGCTAGTGGAATTGTGCTGGATGTGAGGTGAGGGGTCCAGTTCCGTTCGTGCGGTTTGGCACCCCTGATTGTTCTAACATTTTGGTGAGATCGTGTGGATCTGTGGGGGAAAGGAGGTGCCGATTCTTGACAGAATTCTGTTCATCCAGTGTATAGAATTAGCTTTGTCACGGTCCGGGTGCGGGGTGCCTACCTTCCTGGCTGTAGTGAGCGAGACCTATCATGTGCTCTCATTTAACTAGTTTTTCAAGGCCAATACTTTGCACCTAACTAGTTTAAATCATTACAAGGCCAAGTGATGATGGGCGTTTGGAGGAGTGGCTAAGAAGCAAACAAATGGCTTGCACAGTTCTCTTTGTAGGAACAGCATTTTCCACATAGTTAGGCTCTTGACCATTGATCACTAACTCTTAGCATGAATTCCATTATTTGACGGCAATAAGTGGAATGGAAAACAATTTTGCAGTATCAATTTCATCGCCACAAATAAAATTTATGCAAAGTTGAATATCAGATAAGCCTATTCAGTTGAGTTGCTCATATCAGGAGGTGTGCTTTAGGGGGCTATTGCGTTATATTTTGTTTGAAATGCTGATCCCACTGATCATTGATTTTCTTGATATGGCTAACAAGCTATGtctcttagttttgtcaaagaataaAATGCAATGGTCTGTTATCTGATATTTGTTTCTTGAATTTCCCCTTGTAGTGGATGCGATGGATATGCCATTCCTCAATGCATACTTGGATTCTCTTGGTGCGCCTAACTTCCGGGCAGGTGTTAATTTTGCTCAAGCTGGCTGTTCGATTACTCCAGCAAGTGCAACATCTGTCAGCCCGTTTTCATTTGGTCTTCAGATTAAGCAATTCTTTGCCTTCAAGGAAAAAGTCACTAGCCTGCTCTCCAAAGGTATGACCGATTAACAGGTTGTCTTGTATGCCACATCTTTGGATATTTGTGGAATGCAAAGCAATACAGATATGTATTCTGTAGTATCCTAGTAGCATTTATTCTTCAGTAGAACTCTTGACTAAATTTGGATGTGACTCGCCAGCTGTTGTAAAGACTTCTTGCAAAAAATCTGAACTCATGAAAGATCTCAGCAGAACAATTGGAACCATCAAACTGGATAAGTAGGCATTGTTGATTGAATACCATGTTTGTGCACCTAATTTCTGCATTTCACCAGAATATATTAGACAATACAACATAGGATAACATTCATAACACATTTGAAATTATTGTACTGAGTACAATCAGAAAATCTAAAGATTGATGTCGTAATAGGTCTAGGATTGTCCTCTTTGAATAGTCTGACGAGCATCAGTTGTGGTACAAAGTTCCAAGAGTATATATCAACTGATGAGTAAATAATGATAAGCTCCTCGATACAACAGATAACCATCCAATGCTTTTGATTCACCAATTCAGACTATGGAACTCTTCTTATTATATTTTTACAGGAGATAGGTACCGTCGGTATATTCCTCAGTTGGATTACTTTTCGAAGGGACTCTACATGTTTGATATAGGTCAAAATGACCTTGCTGGTCAATTCTACTCCAGAACAGAGGACCAAGTCATTGCATCCATTCCGACTATTTTGTTGGAATTTGAAACTGGGCTCAAGGTTTGTAAATACATAGTGCTTGATGGTTCCATTTTTTTTCAGTCCATGGACTAATTGTCATTTTGCCTCATTGCACTTTGGTAATCACATTGTTAATAGAGGTAAAAATCTCTGTTGTAGTTAATATAGGTTTCAGATTCTGTATCATGTATATCTTGGTATTACTCTTGAGTTATATACTTTTTCAAATAAGTGCCTCACATTTAGTATATTTTTCTTCATTTCTAATACAACCAAACACCCCCTATGTGTTCCTTGTTATTTCAGACTCTATACGATCAGGGTGCCAGGAAGTTCTGGATTCACAACACAGGTCCTCTTGGCTGCTTACCTCAAAACATAGATCTTTTTGGCAAAGACCCAACACAACTGGATGAACTTCATTGTGTAGCAAAGCACAATCGTGCTGCAAAGATTTTCAACTTACAGCTGCATGCactttgcacaaagttgagaggCCAGTTTGCTGGAGCTAATATCACTTACATCGACATCTACTCCATCAAATATGCCCTGATTGGCAATTACTCTCGATATGGTATGCAAACTAGAGTTAACCACATTCTCTTGTTATCAAGAAAACCAAGCATAAAAAATCATTTGGACTTGTCAGTATATCATATCAATAGGGTCTAGGAAGATGTTTCAAGATTACTAATCATGCTTCAAATATGATTATCATTTGGAGTAAAAGAGAGGAAACAGTGACGCTTTAGATTTTGGCTCTTTGCTCATGCTGTCTTCTAGTTTCTCAACTTTCTTGTGCTAGGGATTTTTACATATGCTGAATTATCAGTTTTCATGATACCTCATCGTCGGAATATCAACGCAGTAATATTCTTAACGATTATAGAAGTAATGTTTTTTAAATTCCCACTTTCAAACTTTTACAGGATTTGAAAGTCCCACCGAAGCATGCTGTGGATACGGAGGACCACCCCTGAATTATGATGGCCGAGTGCCGTGTGGACAGACGAAATCTGTTAACGGTAATCTCGTAACCGCGAAAGGATGCAGTGACAGCACTGAGTATGTCAACTGGGATGGAATACATTACACG is drawn from Aegilops tauschii subsp. strangulata cultivar AL8/78 chromosome 1, Aet v6.0, whole genome shotgun sequence and contains these coding sequences:
- the LOC109756241 gene encoding GDSL esterase/lipase At1g54790, with the translated sequence MRAAVALLLAAVLCLGGGGAASASPDFDYPAAFNFGDSNSDTGGRIAAGFEPMPPPYGSTFFGAPSGRFSDGRLILDFLMDAMDMPFLNAYLDSLGAPNFRAGVNFAQAGCSITPASATSVSPFSFGLQIKQFFAFKEKVTSLLSKGDRYRRYIPQLDYFSKGLYMFDIGQNDLAGQFYSRTEDQVIASIPTILLEFETGLKTLYDQGARKFWIHNTGPLGCLPQNIDLFGKDPTQLDELHCVAKHNRAAKIFNLQLHALCTKLRGQFAGANITYIDIYSIKYALIGNYSRYGFESPTEACCGYGGPPLNYDGRVPCGQTKSVNGNLVTAKGCSDSTEYVNWDGIHYTEAANFHVTSQILTGKYSDPPFVDKMPFLIKPRF